A genomic region of Arachis stenosperma cultivar V10309 chromosome 9, arast.V10309.gnm1.PFL2, whole genome shotgun sequence contains the following coding sequences:
- the LOC130950411 gene encoding transcription factor DICHOTOMA-like, which produces MVVVVDKGVSMVTLHIMVVDLGFVRKGLRKHSDMVGVVDVGVDNGGVKRFFAVAIPNNASSSSATTATNNNNNNNLLHDPSLCVPYIPIPEALTNLTTVVDNTTNLVASSSMPKQQDLNGGGVGGGGGHHHFGISSLLAKKLAAAKKDRHSKIYTAQELRDRRVRLSIEIARKFFDFQDMLGFDKANNMLDWLFTKSKKAIKELARSKNHSVSDEAEAEAEAEAGANNKSFASSSDCNEDDFEVLSRNNHHRHQQQGLVWSL; this is translated from the exons ATGGTAGTGGTGGTAGATAAAGGTGTTTCTATGGTGACACTACATATTATGGTGGTGGATTTAGGTTTTGTCAGGAAGGGTTTGAGGAAGCACAGTGACATGGTTGGGGTTGTGGACGTTGGTGTTGACAATGGTGGTGTTAAGAG GTTCTTCGCCGTTGCCATCCCAAACaatgcttcttcttcttctgcaacaACCGCcactaacaacaacaacaacaataatctCCTTCATGATCCATCGCTCTGCGTTCCTTACATTCCAATCCCTGAAGCACTAACCAATTTGACAACAGTTGTAGATAACACTACTAATCTTGTTGCATCTTCATCAATGCCCAAACAACAGGACCTCAACGGTGGCGGTGTCGGTGGCGGAGGTGGTCATCATCACTTCGGCATATCCAGTTTGCTCGCGAAGAAACTGGCAGCGGCGAAGAAAGATAGGCACAGCAAGATTTACACCGCTCAGGAGCTGAGGGATCGAAGGGTGAGGCTGTCGATCGAGATCGCGCGCAAGTTCTTTGATTTCCAAGACATGCTAGGGTTTGATAAGGCCAACAACATGCTCGACTGGCTCTTCACCAAGTCCAAGAAAGCCATTAAGGAGCTTGCCAGGAGCAAGAACCACAGCGTCAGTGACGAAGCCGAAGCCGAAGCCGAAGCCGAAGCCGGTGCCAATAACAAGAGTTTCGCCTCGTCCTCTGACTGCAACGAAGATGACTTTGAAGTGCTTTCTAGAAACAACCACCACCGCCACCAACAACAAGGGTTAGTTTGGTCTTTATAA
- the LOC130947505 gene encoding GEM-like protein 5, giving the protein MSTANNNHQNDESAASSSSSPSVPKWETHIMGKPAVPSSHPDNKKAAVEGAPSEEPGVQYYHQQHPYVQHSPLDKPPSTSPMESILNMFDSWSKKAELAANNIWHNLRTSPSVSSAALGKMNLTVKAISEGGFESLYKQTFTTYPNEKLKKTFACYLSTSTGPVAGTLYLSDVHVAFCSDRPLSFTAPSGQQTWSYYKVMVPLGKIGAANPVIMRENPSEKYIQIVTVDGHDFWFMGFVNFDKANKHLSEALSNFTVPGIAVPPTSSSS; this is encoded by the exons ATGAGCACCGCCAACAACAACCACCAAAACGATGAATCTGCAGCATCGTCTTCATCATCTCCATCTGTACCGAAGTGGGAGACGCACATAATGGGGAAGCCAGCAGTGCCAAGTAGCCACCCAGACAACAAGAAAGCAGCAGTGGAGGGTGCACCAAGTGAAGAGCCTGGAGTTCAGTACTACCATCAGCAGCATCCATATGTTCAACATAGCCCCCTTGACAAGCCTCCAAGTACCAGCCCCATGGAATCCATCCTCAACATGTTCGATTCTTGGAGTAagaaggctgaacttgctgCCAACAACATCTGGCACAACC TCAGAACAAGTCCATCAGTATCCTCGGCTGCACTAGGGAAGATGAACCTGACGGTGAAAGCAATATCAGAAGGTGGATTTGAGTCGCTGTACAAGCAGACATTCACAACATATCCAAATGAGAAGCTTAAGAAAACCTTTGCCTGTTACCTCTCAACATCAACAGGCCCTGTTGCTGGAACACTTTATCTCTCAGATGTTCATGTCGCCTTTTGCAGCGATCGCCCTTTGTCTTTCACTGCACCCTCTGGCCAGCAAACTTGGAGCTACTACAAG GTAATGGTGCCTTTGGGGAAGATTGGAGCAGCGAACCCAGTGATCATGAGGGAGAACCCATCAGAGAAGTACATTCAGATTGTTACTGTGGATGGACATGATTTTTGGTTCATGGGTTTTGTTAATTTTGACAAGGCAAATAAGCATCTTTCAGAAGCTTTGTCAAATTTTACTGTGCCAGGAATAGCGGTTCCACCCACCAGTTCCAGTTCCTGA